GGAGCATTGGATCCAAAAATGTCCTTAGGAAGTAGCACCTTCTCGATCTTATAAATGGCTAGCTGGTTGTCCGTGTAAACCGTGCCAGATAAACTTGTATTGGTAAGTCCTGTGGTTATGTTCACCGAGTTTGGATAACTTGTGACATTAAGTGGTAACCTACTACCTGTTCCAGCCCATGTTCCAAGAGGATTACTTACAGTCTGAAACTGGGAAGTGGATAGGAACGTTGGAACTACGTGGAACTTCACCAACTCAGACTTGTCGCCATCACTTAGAGTATTGAGAGTTCCTGATTTGAGTTCCGAAAATGCACTATCTGTCGGTGCAAAGATGGTTAAACCAGTGTTGGAATCATTGAGCGCGGAGAACAAGTGGTTTTCCTCTTGGGTGGATCTCAAAAGGCGGATAAAGATCGTGAAGTGGCCAGCCTTCTCAAGGATTTTGGTGACGTTGGTGATGCCGTGTGGTGCAGCAGCCTGTGTTGGGGTTGCGACTGGAGGTTGTGCTACGACTACTGCTGGTGCCTGTGCTGGGGCTGCTGTTGGTGACTGGGCAAAGGTATTGATATAACAAAGGGAAAGAAGGAGCATTGAAAATGAGAAGATTGAGTGCTGTTGcttcatccttatttttttgggatAAAATGCTCGAAACAATTCAAATATACTAATGCAAATTGATTTCAATCATAAAGTGTTTGATGTGTAAAGATGAGATAGAGTGAGGTTTTTATAGTAGTGGACAGAGGATCAAGTTAGGTGCAATATACAATTTTAGTTATACAACTAGATTGCTAGTACCTTATCTCACTCCAAAAGCTGTAGGGTCATCAATGGAGAGGGAAATTTAACAATGCTGCAGCAACTACTTTCCTTGGAAAagcaggcaaaaaaaaaaggttctaaAAGGTAGATTTCAAGTGGCTGTGACAACAAATAAAGATGTCCATGATTGTGAATCATCACTAGCAGAACAGCTGAGCATGCTTCTtaacatcaaaacaaatcatctataaTGACAGAAGATTTAGACAAGCGATCTAAACTGACCTTTGTATCGTAAATAGCCAAGTCTTTGCTCTTTTAGCTTAAAAGAACGAATATTTACATCCTTAATCCTTGACAGACATTGATAGATCACTAATTTTCTAGATTCGCACGCTCAGAAATCAAATCTCACACCAGACCATCACTTAACACAACTTCATGAAGAAACACTTACCTTATGTACATGAGCCCGTAGAGGTCATGCTATTGATACAAGTGATTTTGCAGTATGCAAACGCAAGTCTTGAAACTTTAAGATAACCATTTCTATTGGAAAAACTGATATATAAAGAACAGACTATTGTTGATCAACtgagaaaaagaacaaagaacaaagtCTTTACAGTTGAAAGAACAAGGAGCAGAAAATGTCTCAGTTGGTTACTGTCATCCCCagtgttttatttatagaaggAAACAAACATTACAGAAAATGAAACACTAAAGAAACGTACTAGCTATGTTCTCCTTTATCAAAGGAGTTATATAACAAGCTAGTCTAATCCTAGATAAGCTTAAAcaaatgaattgaaagaaacatcCTAATCTAGATAATGCTATCAGCTAACAGATAAATAGCTATCAGCTAACAAATAGATAACAATGCAGTAGATTACTACAAAGTAATCCTGTTCCAGCTTTGGTACCAAACTTCAACACTCCTCCTTGGTTCCAAAGCTACACATTCCAATTCTTCCTCTCAGATCTTCAAACATGTTTCCTGTTTCTAGTTCAACTGCTGCTTTGAATTTAACAAACTCAGCAAACACataagattttgatttcaaaaagtAAATCCAACAGAATCTACtataatcatcaacaaatagaagaaaatacttTGAACCATTCAATGATTCATTCTGCATTGGcccacacacatctgtgtgtacAAGCTGGAGTTTTGACAGTGCTTTGAATGCATTGTCAGGAAAAACAACTCTAGTTTGTTTTCCTAACTGATAGGCTTCACAAATACTCTTTTGTTCCTGTATATCTGGTAAACCGTGAGTCATCTGCAGGTCAGCTATTCTCTTTAAAGTTGCATAATTGAAGTGTCCCAACCTTTTGTGCCAAAGAACAGATTCATTGTCTTCACAAGTGTTAGCACTCAAACATACTTCTTTCCAATCAACATTAAAACTTTTGTTCATCATTTTAGCAGAAAGCAGTAGCActccatttttatctttaagatCACAAACTCCATCATTAAAGAATATTGAGTAACCAGATTCAATTAATTGTCCCACACTAACTAGATTCTGATTGATCTTAGGCACATAAAGAacatttttaagagtttttgttttgtaCCTGACAAAGTTTCTACTTCAATTGCTCCTTTTCCTTCAACCTTCACATAGTCTCCATTCCCAATTCTAACTCTAGATAGATAGCTTTTATCCAAATCTTTGAATAAGCTCAGATCTGCAGTCATGTGATTAGTGCAGCCACTATCAATAAGCCATGATGAGTCATTTGCCTTGGTTGTGTTACACATCTCCTGTATTGTAgccatgaataaaaaatcttcctTCACTTCTAAACTCTCGGCTACTTGAGCTTGTTTTTCTGGTTCTGCTTTATTTTTGCAGAATCTTTGAATGTGACCAAATTGCTTGCAGTTTCGGCATTGTGCATTCTTGAGCCAACACCAGGCTTcaagatgatttgttttctGACAGAATTTGCAAGCAGGAAAatgttctttcttctctttcccttcAGTTaagatgttgttgttgttctgtTGCCAGTTATTAGATTGTCagcctctctctttttctcttttttcttcttgattgttTCTGTAAAAATTCTTAGCCCGACTCTTCTCCTTGTAAACTGCAACAAGAGCTCCTTCACTTGTTCCTTCTTGTCTATAAGCTTGTCTTTGCTCCACAGCTTGCAATGCATTTACCAGTTCTTGCAGACTCATTTCAGAGAAATCTTTAGAATCTTCTAAAGAGCAAATTTTATGCTCAAATTTTTCTGGTAGACTTACCAGAACTTTCTCTACAATTCTTGAATCTGGAAAATCTTCTCCCAAAAGTCTTACTTGATtcacaagttttgaaatttgagaaGAGAAGTCTTTGATGGTATCGGTTTCTCTCATCTTCAGACCTTCAAACTGCCTTCTGAGATTTAAAACTTGCATCTTCCTTGACTTCTCATCACCATGAAATTCTGCTTTTAATTTATCCCACGTTTCTTTGGCAGATTTACAAGCCATAATCCTTTTGAAGATTTCTTCACTCACAGCATTATGAAGACAGGTAAGATGTAACGTTTTGAATTAATGAATTGGAAAATACAACAAAGCCCTTGGTGGCTTAAAGTGTGGGTATAAATGAATGAGGGGTAGTGTGGTAATTagataaacataatatatataaatagaagaaaaaaaaacaaaagagggatctgaaaatttgagagagaatcggcaggagagagaagggagaaagaagaagaagagaaaagagggaaattagaaagGAAGTAGAAAGGAGTTGAaggaaataagtttaaaggtaagattatgtataaatatgtgttaattaagctttaattttgattttgataaatgttagggttatgaaatttgtgttttgagtttaattgatgaattaaattgaatgttaggGGTTGATTGTTGTGGTTAATTGATGATTTAGTTGATTgtggaagattgtgatgattttgagttatagttttgtttgaatggtgaattttgagttaaaaatcaggggagaacagtaggtttctgttaaaattctggattggaggttgaagatgatgaaaattcaatttggtccctcaattttggaaaattacagtttagtccccaaactttggaaaatttacaaattggtccctggagcctattccgagaatctgaacagaataacatatgaattatggacagaattattgtatagataagagaatttaacaatttcagtttggtcctccatttgataaaaattacaatttggccctaaaaatatgataaattacagattagtccctagctgtaatattagctttttcagattggtttgatgaataattgagggttatttagtgaattattatcaagttttattatttgctttattatggattagatttcgggaaaaccgttagattttgggtttttagaaaaataactagtttagtcTAAAAACATTTAGGGTTATGAAATatacccttagataagtgtattaaataagttaaatattatttcgaGTCGTTCTTAaatatgtctcctttatattcagataatcctaatattctaccggcgggatgtcagtaggatttccttcgatatcagctttgagttttgttgctttcgagtcaggtgagtggataattttccatatgcatgagaaatattataaatattttatttgttaatatgaattggatcatgcttcttgataatatatatgttgattattatccttgttatgataagcatgatcaattgttgaatccgaattattgatatgaaccagtatatatattatgaattgacttctgaattgatagctcctcatttgattgatgtcatgagttgagccttgagatatgaatatgtctgtttgattattattataaacctatggtatgtcagtcagaatacccatgctaacagggtagtgttagtctttgtgcacatcgtatctgaaccctagttggtcgggggagtcaccaacctgtatggactgatcatcccacagtacggagcctcatgctcattgcattttgattttctgacgagttttaccatatgatattcttgtcatggcctatttgagaaactttctataagaacctaaagccatacttgtatatatatttctcattgttgtattacctcgtgtgtgtatattgaacgttatctactcactgagttgttgaactcaccatctcattatttatccttttcaggcttatagcttgatagcaggtcattttgttggaccttcagaacctgctttTTTGTTGTACTTTGTAcctttcctttatgtctagttagtgctccaaaactctgaacttatataaactcttgtattaagacaattcaattatattatgaagttaattttgttattaatgctgcgttgaactctaattgagttaggataagtttgtgtgtaagtttgggttcgcataggtatggaaccttggaggggaaccttgcctatgtgccggtcatggatccggggatcgggtcgtgacaaacttggtatcagagctttaggttaaagaaacaataatataattaaattcgtaATAAGTGGAGCATTAGGATCCGTATTGTCTTGTTTGTTGTCTTTGAAATTTTGAACTCTTATCAAGCATGTCTTCTTCCTTGTGATAGATATGCTTTCCTATAATTTTGTGATAATTATCATGCTATTGTTCTAGCATGACTTGAGTGCTCtcacttttattttaggaaatgCCGAGGAATAGACGAATAGCCGATACTATTAGAGTAGATGATGATCAGGATAATGTCCCTATTGGGCGGTTGAGAACTGCAAGGCAGAGAAGGAGGAGCGGTGCACCCGTGCCTCAACATGTTGAGGAGGTACCTCCACCAGTGAAGGAAGAGCCTCAGGAGATAGAAGAGGAAGATATGGTTGATGAAACAGGTGTAGGGGTAGCTGACCCTGAACCTGTTACAGAGTTTCAGCAACTTAGCCAGGTTGTGCGGACCTGGATAGAGTTTTCTATGGAGAGAGATAGAAGGAGGGATAAAGATGTACCCTCGATATCCCACACTGTTCAGGGAGTTAATGTGCCGTTGAATGACTTCATGAAGTTGGCACCTCCTATTTTTACTGGGATGGACAGTTCAGAGGATCCTCAGAGGTTCCTAGATGATATTTGGCGACGGTGTGAAGCTTTGGGATATACAGACCACCGAGCTGTGAGTTTGGCATCGTTCAGGTTGGAAGGAGATGTGGCAATCTCTTGGTTTGAGTCTAGGAAAAGAGCAAGACCAGTAGAGGCTCAGTGGACATGGAAGGAGTTTAGCTCCATGTTCTTAGACAGGTTTCTCCCTCAGAGCGTCAGGGATGCTCGACTTTATGAGTTTGAGAGGCTATCTCAGGGGAGCATGACAGTGGATGAGTATGATCTGAAGTTTATTCAGCTGTCTAGGTATGCAGAACATCTTCTACCCACTGAGGAGTGGAGGGTGAAGAGGTTTATTAGAGGACTCAAATCCTCTATGTATAAGGTGATGGTGTCACAGGTGTTTCCATCATACTCCTTAACTGTTGATAGCGCCAGATTGATAGAGGCGCGAGAATTAGAGGACATGACTGCAGGCCAGTCTAAAAGGCCTAGAGAAGAGGGTCAGTCTTTTAGGCAACAGGGATTAAGTGCAGGTCCGTCTAGGGGACGAAGTGGCCGTCAGGGCTCATGGGTTCAAAGAAGGTTTAGACAGAGACCGTCAGTTAGTGGCTCAGGCGGTCAGAGTGGCAGTAGTGGTACTCAGAGTTTAGTTCAGACTGCACCTCGTAGTTCATTTATTACACCTAGTGATAGTTCTTCATGTCAGCACTGTGGAGGAAGTCATACTAGTGCAGAGTGCTACAGAAGGACCGGGGCTTGTTTTAGTTGTGGCCAGATAGGTCATAAGATCAGAGAGTGCCCGAGGAGACAGTTGTCAGCTTCGGGGTTATCTGCTTCAGTCCAGCATCCTATTCAGGCACCATCGACGAGCCAGTCTGTGGCTCATGGGGGTAGAGGTTTTGGTGGTCGTGGTCAGAAAGATCGGGGTGCAGGTGATAGAGGTCAGATACAGCAGGGTCAGGGGCATGCCAGAGTTTTTGCCTTGACTCAGCAGGATGCTCAGGCATCCAACACAGTTGTTTCAGGTATTCTTCCTGTTTGCTCTTTTGAAGCAAAAGTTTTGTTTGATACGGGTGCAACCCATTCATTTGTGTCTCCATATTTTGCCATGAGGTTAGATAAACAACCAACCTTGTTAAAATCCTCAATTTCAGTCTCCACTCCCTTAGATGAATTAATATTAGTGAAGTATGTGTATCTGGATTGTGAAATAGAGATTGGAGATAAGATTTTTATGGGAGACTTAAATGTCTTAgatatggttgattttgatgtgattttgggAATGGATTGGTTGGCAAAGCATAGGGCTTCGGTAAATTGTTggggtaagaaaataatatttgatctagatgaagaagttgagttggtatttcaaggagataagATTGGGTCTCCATCAATTATGTTGTCGGCTATCTCGAGGAAAATGGCCAGAAAAGGGGTACAGTGCTACCTTGCATATATAGTGGATATAGAGAAAGAAGTTCCTCAATTAGACCAAGTCCCTATAGTTAGGGAGTTTATTGATGTCTTTCCCGATGACTTACCTGGATTGCCTCCATATAGGGATATTgagttttgtattgatttggtTCCGGGTACTGAACCAATATCAATGGCACCATATAGAATGGCGCCAGCAGAATTGAGGGAGCTAAAGGAGCAACTGCAAGATTTGTTAGATAAAAAGTTCATCCCACCGAGTGTGTCCCCTTGGGGAGCCCAGTGTTgtttgtgaagaagaaagatgggtcATTGAGGTTGTGTATAGATTATAGGCAACTGAATCGGGTGACAGTTCGAAATAGATACCCACTCCCTCAcatagatgatttgtttgaccagttgcaagaagctcaattcttttataagaTCGATCTTCGATCTGGGTATCATCAGTTGAGGATTAGGGAGACAGACATTTTGAAGACAGCTTTTAGAACTCGGTATGGTCATTATGAGTTCTTAGTGATGTCTTTTGGGTTGATGAATGCACCAGCAgcttttatggatttgatgaatagaGTGTTTAGCCAGTTTATTGATCGAtttgtaatagtttttattgatgatattttggtgtattcgAGGTCTAGAGAAGAGCATGAGCAGCACTTGAGAATGGTGCTTCAAACTCTGCGAGATCATCAGTTGTATGGCAAGTTCTCAAAGAGTGAGTTTTGGTTGGAGAGTGTAGCATTTCTTGGGCATGTAGTGTCAAGGAATGGGATTGAGGTTGATCCTCAAAGGATTGAAGCAGTTAAGCAGTGGCTTAGACCTACTTCGGCGACAGAGATTAGAAGTTTCTTAGGTTTGGCCGGCTATTATCGGAGGTTTGCGGAGAACTTTTCTCGGATTTCTGCACCATTGACTAAGTTAACGCAGAAAAATGTTAAGTTTCAGTGGTCTGAAGCTTGTGAGAAAAGTTTCTTATAGTTGAAAGAGAGATTGACTACAACGCCTATTCTAGCAGTACCATCAGGTTCTGGTGGTTACACAGTGTATTGTGATGCTTCGAGAGTGGGGTTAGGATGTGTTCTAATGCAGCATGGCAAGGTTATTGCCTATGCTTCACGGCAGCTGAAGAAGCATGAACAGAACTATCCTACACATGATTTAGAGATGGCGGCTGTAATTTTTGCCTTGAAGATTTGGAGGCACTACTTGTATGGTGAAACTTGTGAGATCTACACAGATCACAAGAGTTTGAAGTACATCTTTCAGCAGAGGGATCTAAACATGAGGCAAAGGAGATGGATGGAACTGCTGAAGGATTATGATTGTACCATACATTACCACCCGGGTAAGGCAAATGTAGTTGCCGATGCTTTGAGTAGAAAATCATCAGGGAGCTTAGCTCATATTCAGGAGGTACGAAGACCTCTGATTAGGGAGCTGCATGGGTTAGTGGATGAAGGAGTCAGATTTGATCTTAGTAAAGCTGGAGCAATGATTGCTCATTTTCAGGTTAAGTCAAATTTGTTTGATAAGATAAAAGCAGCTCAGAAGAAAGATGATTCATTACTCAGGATTAGAAATGAGGTTGAGCAGGGTAAGGCTGCAGGTTTTGTGATAGGTGATGATGATGTGCTGAGATATAAGGATAGGCTTTGTGTACCTGATGTAGATGATCTAAGGAGAGAATTGATGGTAAAGGCACATCAGACAGTTTACACAATGCATCCAGGTTCCACCAAGATGTATAAAGACCTTAAGGTGTGTTATTAGTGGAATAGGATGAAGGCTGATGTAGCAGATTTTGTTTCTAGGTGTTTGACCTGTCAGAGGGTAAAGGGTGAACACCAGAAACCTCCTGGATTGTTGCAACCATTGTtgattccagaatggaagtgggaaaGGATCACAATGGACTTTGTGACAGGATTGCCTAAGAGTCAGGAGGGTTATGATTCAATATGGGTGATTGTTGACAGGTTGACAAAATCAGCCCATTTTCTGCCAGTTAAGATTACTTATGGATATGCAAAGTTGGCGGAATTGTTTATTAGTGAGATTGTATGGTTGCATGGAGTGCCAATCTCAGTAGTGTCTGATAGAGGTCCACAGTTTACATCGCGGTTTTGGGTGAAATTCCAAGAAGCTATGGGTACTAAAGTGCAGTTGAGTACAGCTTTTCACCCTCAGACAGATGGTCAATCTGAGAGGACTATTCAGATCTTGGAGGATATGCTAAGGGCTTGTGTCATGGATTTTGGAGTTGGTTGGAGTAAGTTCCTACCATTAGTGGAATTTGCTTACAACAACAGTTATCATGCTAGCATAGAGATGGCACCTTATGAGGCTTTGTATGGTCGGAAGTGTAGATCACCGGTTtgttggtttgaggttggtgagaAGAGGCTAATGGGACCAGAGTTGATTCAGATTACCTCAGAGAAGATAGAGGTAATTAGAAAGAAGCATCAAACAGCTCAGAGTAGACAGAAAAGTTACGCGGATAGAAGAAGGCGTGACTTAGAGTTTTCAGTGGGTGACTGTGTGTTCTTAAAAGTATCACCGATAAAATGAGTATTCAGGTTTGGGAAGAAAGGCAAGTTGAGTCCTCGATTCATTGGACCGTATGAGATTCTGGAGAGAGTTGGGGCAGTTGCTTATAGGTTAGCATTACCATCAAACTTGTCTGCTATTCATCCGGTATTTCATGTTTCCATGCTAAGGAAGTATATGACAGATCCATCGCATGTGTTAGAAGTTTATCCCATTGAATTAAGGGATGATATGGTTTATGAGGTGCAACCGGAAGCTATAGTCGACCGACAAGTGAGGAAGCTTAGGTCGAAGGATATAGCTTCAGTGAAAGTGAAATGGAAAGGTCATTCACGTGAGGAAGCGACCTGGGAGCTCGAGGATAAGATGCGTGAGGAGTATCCTCATCTTTTCGATAATCTCGGTAAGTATTCAATCTTTTCTATTAAGTTTCGAGGACGAAACTTTTATAAGGTGGGGAGATTGTAACGTTTTGAATTAATGAATTGGAAAATACAACAAAGCCCTTGGTGGCTTAAAGTGTGGGTATAAATGAATGAGGGGTAGTGTGGTAATTagataaacataatatatataaatagaagaaaaaaaaacaaaagagggatctgaaaatttgagagagaatcggcaggagagagaagggagaaagaagaagaagagaaaagagggaaattagaaagGAAGTAGAAAGGAGTTGAaggaaataagtttaaaggtaagattatgtataaatatgtgttaattaagctttaattttgattttgataaatgttagggttatgaaatttgtgttttgagtttaattgatgaattaaattgaatgttaggGGTTGATTGTTGTGGTTAATTGATGATTTAGTTGATTgtggaagattgtgatgattttgagttatagttttgtttgaatggtgaattttgagttaaaaatcaggggagaacagtaggtttctgttaaaattctggattggaggttgaagatgatgaaaattcaatttggtccctcaattttggaaaattacagtttagtccccaaactttggaaaatttacaaattggtccctggagcctattccgagaatctgaacagaataacatatgaattatggacagaattattgtatagataagagaatttaacaatttcagtttggtcctccatttgataaaaattacaatttggccctaaaaatatgataaattacagattagtccctagctgtaatattagctttttcagattggtttgatgaataattgagggttatttagtgaattattatcaagttttattatttgctttattatggattagatttcgggaaaaccgttagattttgggtttttagaaaaataactagtttagtcTAAAAACATTTAGGGTTATGAAATatacccttagataagtgtattaaataagttaaatattatttcgaGTCGTTCTTAaatatgtctcctttatattcagataatcctaatattctaccggcgggacgtcagtaggatttccttcgatatcagctttgagttttgttgctttcgagtcaggtgagtggataattttccatatgcatgagaaatattataaatattctatttgttaatatgaattggatcatgcttcttgataatatatatgttgattattatccttgttatgataagcatgatcaattgttgaatccgaattattgatatgaaccagtatatatattatgaattgacttctgaattgatagctcctcatttgattgatgtcatgagttgagccttgagatatgaatatgtctgtttgattatgattataaacctatggtatgtcagtcagaatacccatgctaacagggtagtgttagtctttgtgcacatcgtatctgaaccctagttggtcgggggagtcaccaacctgtgtggactgatcatcccacagtacggagcctcatgctcattgcattttgattttctgacgagttttaccatatgatattcttgtcatggcctatttgagaaactttctataagaacctaaagccatacttgtatatatatttctcattgttgtattacctcgtgtgtgtatattgaacgttatctactcactgagttgttgaactcaccatctcattatttatccttttcaggcttatagcttgatagcaggtcattttgttggaccttcagaacctgctttttggttgtactttgtacctttcctttatgtctagttagtgctccaaaactctgaacttatataaactcttgtattaagacaattcaattatattatgaagttgattttgttattaatgctgcgttgaactctaattgagttaggataagtttgtgtgtaagtttgggttcgcataggtatggaaccttggaggggaaccttgcctatgtgtcggtcatggatccggggaTCGGGTCGTGACATAAGAGCTTTGAATcgcttttccttttcttcattgaaaAATTTCATCTGTGCAATCGTAGGATTGTTTCCTAGTGGAGTGGGTTGCCTATCACTCTCTACTATCTCCCACAAGTCAAAAGCTTTGAGATATGTTTCCATTTTTATAGCCCACACACCATAATTCTGCCTTGTGAACACTGGTGTTTTTGCTGGAAAATTTGCAGAATCCattgcatagaaaaaaaaactcacttaaTCTCTCGTGTTTCACTCACAAACCCTTCAACGCAGAAAGCTTTGATTTAACCTTACTATTCTCTCGTATTTTCACTCACAAACCCTTCAAAGATCAgagaagctctgataccaattgttggaaAAACTGATATATAAAGAACAGACTATTGTTGATGAACtgagaaaaagaacaaagaacgaagaacaaagaacaaagaacaaagtCTTTACAGTTGAAAGAACAAGGAGCATAAAATGTCTCAGTTGGTTACTGCCATCCCCagtgttttatttatagaaggAAACAAACATTACAGAAAATGAAACACTAAAGAAACGTACCAGCTATGTTCTCCTTTATCAAAGGAGTTGTATAACAAGCTAGTCTAATCCTAGATAAGCTTAAAcaaatgaattgaaagaaacatcCTAATCTAGATAATGCTTTCAGCTAACAGATAGATAGCTATCAGCTAACAAATAGATAACAATGCAGTAGATTACTACGAAGTAATCCTGTTCCAGCTTTGGTACCAAACTTCAACGAAGTAAAAGGAATTGTTCTTTTACATGATGTTGAATGgcataatattcttttattcaTGGAGAGGATGAAAGAAAAGGCGGTGGAGGAGGGTTTTGTAGATGAACGCGGAGGAGGAAGGATGAGGGAGTTGAGGCAAGGGATTCTGTACTAGAGCTCAAGCCTTTTATTCATGTTAAACGTACTAGGATGAATGGATCATGCTTCCACCAAAACCATGATTTTCCTCCATAATGCAGCAAATCATAGAAGGGTTTTTCTGGCAGTCGTCTGTCACATTCAGTTTATGAAAATTGTGATATAACCTCGACAATTTTACTGATTGGAATCCACTTCCTCAAGCTTAAAGTAACAATCCTATGCTCTCTAACACTCTCTTTTCTCTAATTATCAACACCAGCAGTTTTGAAACAGGAGAAAAGAACTTAACCTGATGTGGGATTGCTTAAACTAGAGAAAAATTCATTCTGAGGAAACTTAAAAGGTTCCTGTGTGAGAGCAATACAGCAGATTTGTTCACATTAAGTTTAGTAGAAGTTCAAGAGATAACCTAGTAAAGGTAGTTCTGTTTCAGAAGCCTGATTTCTTGATAATTAGCATTTTCTACTCTTTTGCATTATGTTCAGCCTCGCATTCAAATGTTGTCAGCAGAACCATATATAATCTTACAGATTAAAGAGAACAACATTTTGATTCCAACCACTTCAAAAACTTGTAATGAAATATTTGCTTTCACCATTGTCCTGCAacctcctttt
This window of the Populus trichocarpa isolate Nisqually-1 chromosome 13, P.trichocarpa_v4.1, whole genome shotgun sequence genome carries:
- the LOC7494455 gene encoding fasciclin-like arabinogalactan protein 12, with protein sequence MKQQHSIFSFSMLLLSLCYINTFAQSPTAAPAQAPAVVVAQPPVATPTQAAAPHGITNVTKILEKAGHFTIFIRLLRSTQEENHLFSALNDSNTGLTIFAPTDSAFSELKSGTLNTLSDGDKSELVKFHVVPTFLSTSQFQTVSNPLGTWAGTGSRLPLNVTSYPNSVNITTGLTNTSLSGTVYTDNQLAIYKIEKVLLPKDIFGSNAPAPAPVQAPAREKPTKAVPAANVESPVAPVDISSAVTFMHNNVVVGSLVIVAAAMFACHVEGF